A window of Sporanaerobacter acetigenes DSM 13106 contains these coding sequences:
- the spoVAE gene encoding stage V sporulation protein AE has product MEYLRAFIVGGLICVVAQIIMDTTKLTPAHILVIYVTSGVILTAVGIYEPLINFAGAGASVPLTGFGYALCKGVFKGVDKSGLIGAFTGGLEATAGGIAAAIIFGYIMAVVSNPKTKN; this is encoded by the coding sequence ATGGAGTATTTGAGAGCTTTTATAGTTGGAGGACTTATTTGTGTTGTAGCTCAAATCATTATGGATACGACAAAATTGACTCCAGCTCATATTTTAGTCATATATGTCACATCAGGAGTAATTCTCACTGCTGTTGGAATTTATGAACCACTGATTAATTTTGCAGGTGCAGGGGCGTCTGTACCTCTCACAGGATTTGGGTATGCTTTGTGTAAGGGAGTATTTAAAGGGGTTGATAAAAGTGGGCTTATAGGAGCTTTTACAGGAGGATTGGAAGCTACAGCAGGCGGAATAGCGGCAGCTATTATTTTTGGATATATAATGGCTGTGGTATCTAACCCAAAAACAAAAAACTAA
- the spoVAD gene encoding stage V sporulation protein AD: MALKKIGEQTIKFENPPSIVSTATIVGPKEGEGPLKNYFDLILEDDKWGQESWEKCESKMQEEAVKLAISKGNLSEQDIEYLFSGDLLNQITTSSYCARQLGVPYFGLYGACSTMSESLSLGAMIIDGGFADKVACATSSHFSTAERQYRYPLEFGTQRPFSAQWTVTGAGASILSSEGGGPYITYITTGKIIDPGIKDVNNMGAAMAPAAIDTISIHFKDTGHTPDDYDLIITGDLGHVGKDIVVDFMKEQGYDISKVYTDCGIKIFDSKKQDTHAGGSGCGCSAVVFNGYIYNEMLNGNLNKVLLISTGALHSPTMTQQGESIPGIAHAVTISNEK, encoded by the coding sequence ATGGCACTAAAAAAAATAGGAGAACAAACTATTAAATTTGAGAATCCTCCTTCTATTGTCAGCACAGCCACTATAGTAGGTCCCAAAGAAGGTGAAGGACCACTGAAAAATTATTTTGATTTAATTTTAGAAGATGATAAATGGGGACAAGAATCTTGGGAAAAATGTGAAAGTAAAATGCAAGAAGAGGCCGTCAAACTTGCTATTTCAAAAGGCAATTTGTCAGAGCAAGATATAGAATACCTTTTTTCTGGTGATTTGCTAAATCAAATCACAACATCTTCTTATTGTGCTAGGCAATTGGGTGTTCCCTATTTTGGATTATATGGGGCTTGTTCTACAATGTCTGAATCTTTGAGCTTAGGGGCTATGATTATAGACGGTGGTTTTGCTGACAAGGTAGCTTGTGCTACTTCCAGTCATTTTAGTACAGCTGAAAGACAATATAGATATCCTTTAGAATTTGGAACTCAAAGACCGTTTTCAGCTCAATGGACAGTTACAGGTGCTGGAGCTTCTATTTTGTCTTCAGAAGGTGGTGGCCCTTATATTACATATATTACTACTGGAAAGATTATAGATCCGGGAATAAAAGATGTAAACAATATGGGGGCAGCTATGGCACCAGCAGCGATAGATACTATTTCTATTCATTTTAAGGATACAGGCCATACACCAGATGACTATGATTTAATCATCACGGGAGATTTAGGGCATGTAGGAAAAGATATAGTCGTAGATTTTATGAAAGAGCAGGGATATGATATTTCCAAAGTATATACTGACTGTGGAATAAAAATATTTGATAGCAAAAAGCAGGATACCCATGCTGGTGGAAGTGGTTGCGGGTGTTCCGCCGTTGTATTCAATGGCTATATATACAATGAAATGTTGAATGGAAATTTAAATAAAGTGTTGCTCATTTCTACAGGGGCTTTACATTCACCAACTATGACACAGCAAGGTGAATCTATACCAGGGATAGCCCATGCAGTTACTATTTCCAATGAAAAATAA
- the spoVAC gene encoding stage V sporulation protein AC, whose translation MDKLNKKDYQEYAERKVPRPTYFKNIFWAFVVGGLICILGQVIKNWLIGRGLDENEVAAGTSVLLVFLGSFLTGIGIYDKISKVGGAGAAVPITGFANSIVSPAMEFKREGYVFGVAAKMFTIAGPVLVYGVGSSIMVGIIYLLLGGGK comes from the coding sequence ATGGATAAATTAAATAAAAAGGATTATCAAGAATATGCAGAAAGAAAAGTACCAAGACCTACTTATTTTAAAAATATATTTTGGGCTTTTGTAGTAGGTGGGCTTATATGTATATTAGGTCAAGTAATTAAAAATTGGCTTATAGGGAGAGGCTTGGATGAAAATGAAGTTGCAGCTGGAACATCTGTACTTTTAGTTTTTTTAGGTTCATTTTTAACAGGTATAGGGATTTATGATAAGATATCAAAGGTAGGAGGAGCTGGAGCTGCTGTACCTATAACAGGGTTTGCCAATTCCATAGTATCTCCTGCAATGGAATTTAAAAGAGAAGGATATGTATTTGGAGTTGCAGCAAAGATGTTCACTATAGCAGGACCAGTGCTTGTTTATGGTGTGGGAAGTTCTATAATGGTTGGAATTATCTATCTTTTGTTGGGAGGAGGTAAGTAA
- a CDS encoding stage V sporulation protein AB, which translates to MLKKFFLIVLSVSGGIVVGNAAAAFITLLGIIPRLAQISDTDKHVVLYQRMFTLGMFLFSLIFSLNISFKLNKYMSVFFGLFFGIFVGLFASALAEVLNVVPVVARKLDLRDYVTYLILAIVMGKVVGSLAHWLILIK; encoded by the coding sequence ATGCTAAAAAAGTTTTTCCTTATAGTTCTTTCTGTATCAGGGGGCATTGTTGTAGGAAATGCAGCAGCAGCTTTTATTACATTGCTTGGTATTATACCTAGACTTGCACAAATTTCAGATACTGACAAACATGTGGTATTGTATCAGAGAATGTTTACGTTGGGAATGTTTTTGTTTAGTTTAATTTTTTCATTAAACATTTCTTTTAAATTAAATAAATATATGTCAGTGTTCTTTGGATTGTTTTTTGGTATATTTGTTGGATTATTTGCATCCGCACTGGCAGAAGTGTTGAATGTAGTTCCTGTAGTAGCTAGAAAATTAGATTTAAGAGATTATGTTACTTATTTGATATTGGCAATAGTCATGGGAAAAGTGGTAGGTTCCCTTGCACATTGGCTAATACTTATAAAATGA
- a CDS encoding stage V sporulation protein AA — MDKDQIYIKLESRYSAEPNSNVLLTDVAEIYCKNSNVQKYLENLKIYKAKEEEISDFVSAIDIINKIENERDDVEVNMVGKEEILIEVKSSKKKSNFFKILKMLFVCIALFLGAGLAIVNFHEDVNMKGSMEKLYFIVTGEGKHNPLIMLIPYSIGIGIGMTAFFSSNFSNRTRRKEPGPLEVEMDLYNKNVDEFIIQKIKDTNNPL; from the coding sequence ATGGATAAAGATCAAATATACATAAAATTAGAATCTAGGTATTCTGCTGAACCCAATAGTAATGTATTGCTAACAGATGTAGCTGAAATCTATTGCAAGAATTCTAATGTTCAAAAATATCTTGAAAATCTAAAAATATATAAAGCAAAAGAAGAAGAAATTTCGGATTTTGTTTCTGCCATAGATATTATCAATAAAATTGAAAATGAGAGAGATGATGTTGAAGTAAATATGGTGGGTAAAGAAGAAATACTTATTGAAGTAAAATCTTCAAAGAAAAAAAGCAATTTTTTTAAAATACTGAAGATGTTATTTGTATGTATAGCATTATTTTTAGGTGCAGGATTGGCGATAGTAAACTTTCATGAAGATGTAAATATGAAAGGTTCTATGGAAAAATTATATTTTATTGTGACTGGTGAAGGAAAGCACAATCCCCTCATAATGCTCATTCCTTATTCTATAGGAATAGGAATAGGAATGACAGCATTTTTTAGCTCCAATTTTAGCAATAGAACTAGAAGAAAAGAACCAGGACCACTGGAAGTGGAAATGGACTTGTACAATAAAAACGTAGATGAGTTTATCATACAAAAGATTAAAGATACAAATAATCCTCTTTAG
- the sigF gene encoding RNA polymerase sporulation sigma factor SigF: MENRESYESNLLSHEETMKLIKLAQQGDEEAKEKLVCSNLGLVKSVLRGFANRGYDIEDLFQIGCIGLLKAIDKFDSSYDVRFSTYAVPMIMGEIKRFLRDDGMIKVSRSLKQTATKAKYAKEKLTKELGREPTIQEIADEVDVDKEEIVVALDSSYQPDYLYDVINQSDGSPLYLIDKLSNKEDEIDVIDSILLKELLNQLKPRDRQVIVMRYFRDKTQVEVAEMLGISQVQVSRIEKRILEDIRNMLVKA; this comes from the coding sequence ATGGAGAATAGAGAATCTTATGAAAGCAATCTTTTGAGTCACGAAGAGACCATGAAATTGATTAAATTGGCTCAACAGGGAGATGAGGAAGCAAAAGAAAAATTGGTTTGTAGCAATCTAGGCCTTGTAAAAAGTGTTTTGAGAGGGTTTGCCAACAGGGGTTATGATATTGAAGATTTATTTCAAATAGGGTGCATTGGGTTGTTGAAAGCTATTGACAAATTTGATTCAAGCTATGATGTTAGATTTTCAACCTATGCTGTTCCCATGATTATGGGTGAGATAAAAAGATTTCTGAGAGATGATGGAATGATAAAAGTTAGTAGATCTCTAAAGCAAACGGCTACTAAAGCTAAATATGCTAAGGAAAAATTAACTAAAGAATTGGGTAGGGAACCTACAATACAAGAGATAGCTGATGAAGTTGATGTAGATAAAGAAGAAATAGTTGTAGCATTAGATTCAAGTTATCAGCCAGACTATCTGTACGATGTTATTAATCAAAGTGATGGTTCTCCATTGTATCTTATAGATAAGTTAAGCAATAAAGAAGACGAGATAGATGTTATTGATAGTATACTTTTAAAGGAACTCTTAAATCAGTTGAAACCTAGAGATAGACAAGTGATAGTCATGAGATATTTTAGGGATAAAACTCAAGTTGAAGTGGCAGAAATGCTGGGAATATCTCAAGTTCAAGTGTCTAGAATAGAAAAAAGAATATTGGAAGATATAAGAAATATGTTAGTTAAGGCATGA
- the spoIIAB gene encoding anti-sigma F factor, with protein sequence MNNKNYMKLDFLSKSTNEAFARVVVAAFASQLDPTIEEISDIKTAVSEAVTNAIIHGYEDTEGIVTIESKIENQEIEILVYDKGKGIEDLEKAMEPFYTSKPELERSGMGFTVMETFMDKLEVASHIGEGTVVKMRKKFQSLSNKE encoded by the coding sequence ATGAATAATAAAAATTATATGAAACTTGATTTTTTGAGCAAATCAACAAATGAGGCCTTTGCAAGAGTGGTTGTGGCTGCTTTTGCCTCCCAATTAGATCCTACCATTGAAGAAATATCTGATATAAAAACAGCTGTGTCAGAGGCAGTGACTAATGCTATTATACATGGATATGAAGATACAGAAGGAATTGTCACTATAGAGTCTAAAATAGAAAATCAAGAAATAGAGATATTAGTTTATGATAAAGGGAAGGGTATAGAGGACTTAGAAAAAGCTATGGAGCCTTTTTATACGTCAAAGCCTGAATTGGAGAGATCAGGTATGGGATTTACTGTCATGGAAACTTTTATGGATAAATTAGAAGTTGCTAGCCATATAGGAGAAGGAACAGTGGTCAAAATGAGGAAAAAGTTCCAAAGCCTTTCCAATAAGGAGTAG
- a CDS encoding STAS domain-containing protein (This anti-anti-sigma factor, or anti-sigma factor antagonist, belongs to a family that includes characterized members SpoIIAA, RsbV, RsfA, and RsfB.), producing the protein MRLILDTIEDILIVKFKGELDHHSTEEAREKIDIWYLDEGKKNIVFDLRELNFMDSSGIGLIMGRYKMCEENGGKVSIVSSSSNVIRILRMSGILKIIELYDSIENAINNSLEG; encoded by the coding sequence TTGCGACTTATTTTAGATACCATTGAGGATATTTTGATAGTTAAGTTTAAGGGGGAATTAGATCATCATAGTACAGAAGAGGCAAGAGAGAAAATTGACATTTGGTATTTGGATGAAGGAAAGAAAAATATTGTATTTGATTTAAGAGAGTTAAATTTTATGGACAGCTCAGGAATTGGACTTATCATGGGAAGGTATAAGATGTGTGAAGAAAATGGTGGAAAAGTTTCTATTGTTAGTTCTAGTTCGAATGTGATTAGAATATTACGTATGTCTGGAATTCTAAAAATAATTGAGCTATACGATTCTATAGAAAATGCTATAAATAATAGTTTAGAGGGGTGA
- a CDS encoding bifunctional 5,10-methylenetetrahydrofolate dehydrogenase/5,10-methenyltetrahydrofolate cyclohydrolase, whose product MADILSGKEVAKNIKENIKKEVVELNNVGISPTLGILRVGQNSDDIAYEKSILKNCDSVGIVAKVYELEESISTEGLLEIIEKLNQDMDIHGILIFRPLPKHIDEEQINNTISSLKDVDCMNPLNLEKVFEGDMDGFAPCTPKAAMKIMEFYDIPLEGAKVSVVNRSMVVGKPLSMMLLGKNATVTICHSRTKDLKKVTKSSDIVVTALGRAKYFDEGYFNENSVIIDVGISLDKGGNISGDVDFDNVNTKVKSITPVPGGVGSVTTSILLGHVVVACKHLK is encoded by the coding sequence ATGGCTGACATTTTAAGTGGAAAAGAAGTAGCTAAAAATATAAAAGAAAATATAAAAAAGGAGGTAGTTGAATTAAACAATGTAGGGATAAGTCCTACATTAGGGATTTTAAGAGTAGGTCAAAATTCTGATGATATTGCTTATGAAAAGAGTATCTTGAAAAATTGTGATAGTGTAGGAATTGTAGCAAAAGTATATGAATTGGAAGAATCTATTTCTACTGAAGGTTTGTTAGAGATTATAGAAAAATTAAATCAGGATATGGATATTCATGGGATACTTATCTTTAGGCCTCTTCCCAAACATATAGATGAAGAACAAATAAATAATACTATTAGTTCACTAAAAGACGTTGATTGTATGAATCCACTAAATTTAGAAAAGGTATTTGAAGGAGATATGGATGGATTTGCTCCATGTACTCCAAAAGCAGCAATGAAGATTATGGAGTTTTATGATATACCTCTAGAAGGCGCAAAAGTTTCAGTTGTAAATAGGAGCATGGTCGTTGGGAAACCTTTGAGTATGATGCTTTTAGGTAAAAATGCTACAGTGACTATTTGTCATTCAAGAACAAAAGATTTAAAGAAAGTTACAAAAAGTTCTGACATAGTAGTTACTGCTCTTGGAAGAGCTAAATATTTTGATGAAGGATATTTCAATGAAAATTCAGTGATAATTGATGTGGGGATTAGTTTAGATAAAGGTGGAAATATTTCTGGTGATGTAGATTTTGACAATGTAAATACAAAAGTAAAGAGTATAACTCCTGTACCTGGAGGTGTAGGCAGTGTGACAACTTCTATACTATTGGGTCATGTTGTAGTTGCATGTAAACATTTAAAATAG
- a CDS encoding Na+/H+ antiporter NhaC family protein → MNRKVFIAVLLILTLILTIPVFAENDEEIDFGWLSILPPLVAIVLAFVTKQVLLSLFLGVFLGATMLNGWNPGFGFLRSLDQYILGSLADPDSASVIIFLLAIGGMIGVVNKMGGTLAVAEGLGKKVKSPKTAQLFTWVLGILVFFDDYANTLIVGPTMRPLTDKNNVSKEKLSYIIDSTAAPITGLALVSTWVGYMIGVISDSYKGMGMEVNGYSVFLKTIPYMYYCIFTLFMVLMIILTQRDFGPMYEAEKRARLTGKLVADGSNPMSSDEIGKMEIRSDIKLKASNAVVPILTLIIVVFVGIWYTGSEGATSFREAFGNGDSFKALLWGSLISSMVAMIMGVSQRIFTVGEAFDTWVEGAKSMVMACIILVLAWSIGSVTKDVGAAKFLVGAVSGSLPIALLPVIVFIISSLISIATGTAWGTMAIVVPLALPLAESYVEMGADPNMLIVTISTVLSGAILGDHISPISDTTIMSSMAAGADHLDHVSTQMPYAMIVAAVSIICYLIKGITGAPAALVLILGLALIYIIVRFRGKSVLEEDLKRETVKIK, encoded by the coding sequence ATGAACAGGAAAGTGTTTATAGCTGTACTATTAATCTTGACTTTGATATTAACAATTCCAGTATTTGCAGAAAATGATGAAGAAATTGACTTTGGCTGGTTATCAATTTTACCACCACTTGTTGCAATTGTATTAGCTTTCGTTACTAAACAGGTGTTATTATCTTTATTTTTAGGAGTGTTTCTTGGAGCTACAATGCTAAATGGATGGAATCCAGGATTTGGTTTTTTGAGATCATTAGATCAGTATATTCTTGGTTCACTTGCTGATCCGGATTCTGCTAGTGTAATTATATTTTTGTTGGCTATTGGAGGAATGATTGGTGTAGTAAACAAAATGGGAGGGACTTTAGCTGTTGCAGAGGGATTAGGGAAAAAAGTCAAGAGCCCTAAGACTGCTCAACTTTTTACTTGGGTTTTAGGTATATTAGTATTTTTTGATGATTATGCTAATACATTGATAGTTGGACCTACAATGCGACCTTTAACCGATAAAAACAATGTATCAAAAGAAAAATTATCATATATTATAGATTCAACTGCAGCACCAATTACAGGCCTTGCCCTTGTATCAACTTGGGTTGGATATATGATTGGAGTTATAAGTGATTCATATAAGGGAATGGGAATGGAAGTTAATGGTTATAGTGTTTTTTTAAAGACTATCCCATATATGTATTATTGCATTTTCACTTTGTTTATGGTTTTGATGATCATATTGACTCAAAGGGATTTTGGACCGATGTATGAAGCGGAAAAAAGAGCTCGACTTACGGGAAAACTTGTTGCAGATGGTTCCAATCCAATGAGTAGTGACGAAATAGGGAAAATGGAAATAAGAAGTGATATTAAGCTTAAAGCTTCAAATGCCGTTGTACCTATATTGACTTTGATAATAGTTGTATTTGTAGGTATTTGGTATACTGGTTCAGAAGGTGCTACAAGCTTTAGGGAAGCTTTTGGAAATGGAGATTCATTTAAAGCTTTACTATGGGGATCTCTTATTTCTAGTATGGTTGCTATGATCATGGGAGTATCACAAAGAATTTTCACAGTTGGGGAGGCATTTGATACTTGGGTAGAGGGAGCTAAATCCATGGTTATGGCTTGTATTATATTGGTACTTGCCTGGTCAATTGGCAGTGTGACAAAAGATGTAGGAGCTGCTAAATTTTTGGTAGGAGCTGTGTCTGGTTCTTTGCCAATTGCATTGTTGCCAGTGATAGTATTTATAATATCTTCTCTTATTTCTATTGCTACTGGTACTGCTTGGGGAACAATGGCTATAGTTGTACCATTAGCTTTGCCATTGGCAGAAAGTTATGTAGAAATGGGAGCGGATCCTAATATGTTGATTGTCACTATAAGCACAGTTTTAAGTGGGGCAATATTGGGAGATCATATTTCACCTATTTCAGATACAACTATTATGTCATCTATGGCTGCTGGTGCCGATCATTTAGATCATGTAAGTACTCAAATGCCCTATGCCATGATAGTTGCAGCTGTTTCAATAATATGTTATTTAATAAAAGGAATTACTGGTGCACCTGCGGCATTGGTTTTGATTCTTGGCTTAGCTTTAATTTATATCATAGTTAGATTTAGAGGAAAATCTGTGCTTGAAGAGGATTTAAAACGAGAAACTGTTAAAATTAAATAG
- a CDS encoding C40 family peptidase, with protein MGKKRRSFIATILILVMFSSIGFADTGIFIKNFSLSDKNGIKENFSQEEVVDIEEESKGLYTIKKDSNFYEVPKEYILKTKKINKNYKAIDKTNLLDKPNSDGRVIGELKSGEIVTLISSSGEYGLFAGKNFNKGYAKMKFFKDESFKEDYISCGISTVNKTINNGGKCFYILVKGDIVPIKEFRNNKFIVIDEFENEFQVPKDYIKLDRGREFASRNMFSRRTSSLNKLISSAHAVVGSPYVSGDIGEKGYDCSGLTFSIYKNSLGIKLPRSSRDQVGVGVPVKKSELLPGDLVFFNTSGKGISHVGLYIGDQQMIHASSGSKKVERANINSKYYASRYVTARRIVTNK; from the coding sequence GTGGGGAAAAAGAGGAGATCTTTTATAGCTACTATTTTAATATTAGTCATGTTTTCATCTATAGGATTTGCTGATACAGGAATATTTATAAAAAATTTTAGTTTATCCGATAAAAATGGAATCAAAGAGAATTTTAGTCAAGAAGAAGTAGTTGATATAGAAGAAGAATCTAAGGGTTTATATACAATAAAAAAAGATTCAAATTTTTACGAAGTACCCAAAGAATACATTTTAAAAACTAAAAAAATCAATAAAAATTATAAGGCTATAGATAAAACAAATTTGTTGGACAAACCGAATTCAGATGGAAGAGTTATAGGAGAATTAAAGTCTGGAGAAATTGTTACTTTAATTAGCTCTTCTGGAGAGTATGGATTATTTGCAGGGAAAAATTTCAATAAAGGTTATGCAAAAATGAAATTTTTTAAAGATGAGTCGTTTAAAGAAGATTACATAAGCTGTGGAATTTCTACAGTCAATAAAACTATAAATAATGGCGGTAAATGCTTTTATATATTAGTTAAAGGTGATATAGTACCCATTAAGGAATTTAGAAACAATAAATTTATTGTCATAGATGAATTTGAGAATGAATTCCAAGTACCAAAGGATTATATAAAACTTGATAGAGGAAGAGAATTTGCTTCAAGAAATATGTTTTCAAGAAGAACTTCTAGCTTAAATAAGCTTATATCGAGTGCTCATGCTGTGGTTGGCAGTCCCTATGTATCTGGAGATATAGGGGAAAAAGGATATGATTGCTCAGGGCTCACATTTTCAATCTATAAAAATAGTTTAGGAATTAAACTTCCAAGATCATCGAGAGATCAAGTAGGAGTAGGTGTTCCTGTTAAAAAATCAGAACTTTTACCTGGAGATTTGGTCTTTTTCAATACTTCTGGAAAGGGAATTTCTCATGTAGGCCTTTATATAGGAGATCAGCAGATGATTCATGCATCTTCTGGTTCTAAAAAAGTAGAAAGGGCAAATATAAATTCAAAATATTATGCCTCTAGATATGTGACGGCGAGAAGAATTGTGACTAATAAATAG
- a CDS encoding cation diffusion facilitator family transporter, whose translation MDDFKLGVKTSVITIIVNVILSIFKIISGVVGKSSAMLADGVHTLSDVLTTVVVILGLKVSSKDADKEHPYGHEKYEAVFAKILSVMLILTGFFIGYEGVKTLIYGNIKTPGLIALIAALVSIIAKEGMYWYTVKVAKKIKSLSLEADAWHHRSDAFSSIGTFAGILGARMGLKVLDPIAGITVSLFVIKVGVDLYIRATKELVDESADDETVDKIKKLAQSIDGVENINLLKTRMFGNKLYVDIEISVEGALTVERGHEIAEEVHDSIEGGVSNVKHCMVHVEPIGTQDD comes from the coding sequence ATGGATGATTTCAAATTGGGAGTTAAAACTTCAGTCATCACAATAATAGTAAATGTAATTTTGTCTATTTTTAAAATAATTTCTGGAGTTGTAGGGAAAAGTAGTGCTATGCTTGCTGACGGTGTTCATACTTTGTCAGATGTCTTAACTACTGTTGTGGTAATTTTGGGGTTAAAGGTATCGTCAAAAGATGCAGACAAAGAGCACCCTTATGGTCACGAGAAGTATGAAGCTGTATTTGCAAAAATTTTAAGTGTCATGCTTATATTAACAGGTTTCTTTATTGGATATGAAGGAGTAAAGACATTAATATATGGAAATATTAAAACACCTGGTCTAATAGCCTTGATAGCTGCTTTAGTTTCTATTATAGCTAAGGAAGGCATGTATTGGTATACAGTTAAAGTAGCAAAAAAGATAAAAAGTTTATCCCTTGAAGCTGATGCATGGCATCATAGATCTGACGCATTTTCTTCTATTGGAACTTTTGCTGGAATACTTGGTGCTAGGATGGGCTTAAAGGTATTAGATCCTATAGCCGGTATAACGGTTAGTTTGTTTGTAATTAAGGTAGGAGTTGACTTATATATAAGAGCTACTAAGGAATTAGTAGATGAGTCTGCAGATGATGAAACTGTAGACAAGATAAAAAAATTGGCTCAATCTATAGATGGGGTTGAAAATATAAATTTATTAAAGACTAGAATGTTTGGAAACAAACTGTATGTAGATATTGAGATTTCTGTTGAGGGAGCTCTTACTGTGGAAAGAGGTCATGAAATAGCAGAAGAAGTTCATGATTCTATTGAGGGTGGAGTTTCGAATGTAAAACATTGCATGGTTCATGTAGAACCAATTGGGACCCAAGATGACTAA
- a CDS encoding winged helix-turn-helix transcriptional regulator, producing the protein MLKNTYDFDCNLAQTLNILGDRWTMLVLHRISKGKNTFKELEEALEPIPTNILSDRIKILEENEIIYLELYNEHPPRYKYMMTEKGKDFNYVFNAMILWASRYLDNCNKTVCHKDCGTEVEIRYYCKNCDKYVDELEVK; encoded by the coding sequence ATGTTGAAGAATACTTATGATTTTGATTGTAATTTAGCTCAAACTTTAAATATTTTAGGAGATAGATGGACTATGTTGGTTCTTCACAGAATATCTAAAGGCAAAAATACTTTTAAAGAACTGGAAGAAGCATTAGAACCAATACCTACAAATATCCTTTCAGATAGGATAAAAATCCTTGAGGAAAATGAGATCATATATTTGGAACTATACAATGAACATCCTCCTAGATATAAATATATGATGACGGAGAAAGGAAAGGATTTTAATTATGTATTTAATGCTATGATATTATGGGCAAGTAGGTATCTAGATAATTGTAATAAAACAGTTTGCCATAAAGATTGTGGAACTGAAGTGGAGATTAGATATTATTGCAAAAATTGTGATAAATATGTTGATGAATTGGAAGTGAAATAG